One Denticeps clupeoides chromosome 3, fDenClu1.1, whole genome shotgun sequence DNA window includes the following coding sequences:
- the ccni gene encoding cyclin-I, translating to MKISEPLDSQRLSFLLEKAASREAKMWKVYVPKRPSNQDTDISPAQRDEAVRWLTDLHSKLKLYPETLCLAISILDRFLASIKARPKYLRCIAIACFFLAAKTSEEDERIPSLRDLATSSSCGCSPSEILRMERIILDKLNWDLHTATPLDFIHIFHVMLLSCKSPFLVGLLGLSPSQHLALLTQQLLHCMADHSLLQTRGSLLALALLTLELERCCPDWLALSADLLRRAQIDSTQLIHCRELVARCLSTHQVSLPPNTVYIYQPLHQTVASCARGVLPSWHHSPVQEPSAQDSHAWESDPSPTYIPKPGLPQPPSQNPTVVLLSPPKPPPLPPVRLRCKPSAKRKVEDMEVDEFFDGIKRLYNEEAAQDAASVMEGPALGCSSLLSQQGGSHSPCPPLQPVRVP from the exons CCAAGATGTGGAAGGTCTATGTGCCAAAAAGACCCTCCAATCAG GATACAGATATCTCCCCTGCTCAGCGGGATGAGGCAGTTCGCTGGCTGACTGATCTGCACAGCAAACTCAAGCTCTATCCAGAGACCCTCTGCCTGGCCATCAGCATCCTGGACCGCTTTTTGGCCTCAATAAAG GCCCGTCCAAAGTATCTTCGCTGCATTGCTATTGCGTGTTTTTTCCTGGCAGCTAAAACCAGTGAAGAGGACGAG CGGATTCCATCTCTGAGGGACCTGGCAACATCCAGCAGCTGTGGCTGCTCTCCCTCGGAGATCCTTCGGATGGAGAGGATCATTCTGGATAAGCTCAACTGGGACTTGCACACAGCAACACCACTGGATTTTATTCATATT TTCCACGTGATGCTTTTGTCCTGCAAGTCTCCGTTCCTAGTGGGTTTGTTGGGCTTGAGCCCGTCCCAGCACTTGGCTCTGCTgacccagcagctgctgcactgCATGGCAGACCACTCGCTATTGCAGACTCGTGGCTCCCTGCTGGCGCTGGCCCTCCTCACCCTCGAGCTGGAGAGGTGCTGTCCTGACTGGCTAGCTCTCAGTGCCGACCTCCTGCGCAGAGCACAG ATTGACAGCACTCAACTAATCCACTGCAGAGAGCTAGTGGCACGTTGCCTATCCACACACCAGGTTTCCCTGCCTCCCAACACTGTGTACATCTACCAGCCCCTGCACCAGACCGTGGCATCCTGTGCCAGGGGAGTCTTGCCCAGCTGGCACCACTCCCCTGTCCAGGAACCATCAGCACAGGACAGCCACGCCTGGGAATCGGATCCATCTCCTACCTACATCCCCAAACCCGGCCTCCCCCAACCTCCTTCCCAAAACCCCACAGTTGTCCTCCTGTCCCCTCCTAAACCTCCCCCTTTGCCACCAGTGCGTCTGCGCTGCAAGCCCTCTGCAAAGCGCAAGGTGGAGGATATGGAGGTGGATGAGTTCTTCGATGGGATCAAGCGCCTGTACAACGAGGAGGCGGCTCAGGATGCGGCGTCAGTCATGGAGGGTCCAGCTTTGGGCTGCAGCAGCTTGCTGTCACAGCAGGGGGGCAGCCACTCGCCCTGTCCCCCACTGCAGCCTGTCCGTGTCCCCTGA
- the sowahb gene encoding ankyrin repeat domain-containing protein SOWAHB: MAAGFSQDSVLGFLLRSGGAVRNSELLAHFRPYLREHENREHNRELFKKFVNAVAVVKHQEGTPYILLKKRYSADAGRPPVRHEEGHKPREAPNPDPKASSHAPRERGPVLPAAGLVNRNNNNVEAIRVPKPVKAAPAGRTDRTDRNGGTCVARQPAVDSTETKRQSFEEAGNKRPGLPSDLEHNGVEAGRTGAARRPDHAAREVRSSEAAAAPPQAGPRCRGSGEGATTWVPHHLQGQAPGVPHNTPTPPARGDLPERTVPAAHFLPESEEDGPAGPQRRGRPLEASSSQESLTSSESDWTQAKAAWHSAEGLDQRGDHGVDERVRQMLQRPQEVGVLPALRRPARQTNPLHHSTGHLDEEAASAPGTPRPPAHRMHSRISRSLGSDLDKPFLEDSESARYSRLQRISSSLSATYRVSTPPRLHGSRDGVSLSEASSTQSLSEQRSPAVPLPPREHEWLVKAASADWPDVYSLFREDNSLLNKKDFISGYTIVHWIAKHGDHRVLNTLSYGVAKAGMKLDVDARSVGGYTPLHLAAIHGHKKVISLLVHKFQADVALRDASGRKAWQYLSKDASGDVVQLLRAPQSKAAAAGPVPPSYDVTLLVPRPATGPAAVKRHSSLAALFKHKSLARVTAHSEFAV; the protein is encoded by the coding sequence ATGGCCGCCGGCTTCTCGCAGGACTCCGTGCTGGGCTTCCTGCTGCGCAGCGGCGGCGCGGTGCGCAACTCCGAGCTGCTGGCGCACTTCAGGCCGTACCTGCGGGAGCACGAGAACCGCGAGCACAACCGGGAGCTCTTCAAGAAGTTCGTGAACGCCGTGGCCGTGGTGAAGCACCAGGAGGGCACGCCCTACATCTTGCTGAAGAAGAGGTACAGTGCGGACGCCGGCAGGCCGCCCGTCAGGCATGAAGAGGGGCACAAGCCCAGGGAGGCTCCGAACCCGGACCCGAAGGCGTCTTCTCATGCGCCTAGAGAAAGAGGTCCCGTTTTACCCGCTGCGGGACTCGTCAAccgcaacaacaacaacgtggAGGCGATTCGTGTCCCCAAGCCTGTCAAAGCGGCTCCTGCGGGGAGGACCGACAGGACCGACAGGAATGGCGGCACCTGCGTGGCCAGACAACCGGCTGTAGACTCCACTGAAACGAAACGCCAGAGCTTTGAAGAAGCCGGGAACAAAAGGCCCGGGCTTCCTTCAGATCTGGAACACAATGGCGTGGAAGCTGGCAGGACGGGAGCCGCTCGGCGTCCCGATCACGCGGCCCGCGAGGTCCGGAGTtcggaggcggcggcggcgccgcctCAAGCTGGTCCCCGCTGCAGAGGTTCGGGGGAAGGGGCAACTACATGGGTGCCGCACCACCTGCAGGGACAAGCTCCGGGGGTCCCCCACAACACACCGACGCCGCCGGCCAGAGGTGACCTCCCAGAGAGAACCGTCCCAGCCGCCCACTTCCTGCCGGAGTCTGAAGAAGACGGACCCGCTGGCCCACAGCGCCGCGGCCGCCCTCTGGAAGCGTCGTCCAGCCAAGAGTCCTTGACCAGTTCGGAGTCCGACTGGACCCAGGCCAAAGCCGCGTGGCACAGCGCCGAGGGCCTGGACCAGCGGGGGGACCATGGTGTGGACGAGAGAGTTCGCCAAATGCTGCAGCGTCCGCAGGAGGTCGGGGTGCTGCCGGCGCTGCGCCGTCCAGCGAGACAAACCAACCCCCTGCACCACTCCACGGGCCACCTGGACGAGGAGGCGGCGTCGGCCCCGGGCACCCCGAGGCCCCCGGCCCACCGCATGCACAGCAGAATTAGCCGCAGCCTGGGCTCAGACCTGGACAAGCCGTTTCTGGAGGACAGCGAGTCCGCGCGCTACAGCCGCCTCCAGCGCATCTCGTCCTCCCTCAGCGCCACCTATCGCGTCTCCACCCCCCCCAGGCTCCACGGCTCCAGGGACGGCGTCTCCCTCTCCGAGGCCTCCAGCACCCAGAGTCTCTCGGAGCAGCGGAGCCCCGCGGTGCCGCTGCCGCCCAGGGAGCACGAGTGGCTGGTGAAGGCCGCCTCGGCCGACTGGCCGGACGTCTACTCCCTTTTCCGAGAGGACAACAGCCTCTTGAACAAGAAGGACTTCATCTCGGGCTACACAATAGTGCACTGGATCGCGAAGCACGGGGACCACCGGGTCCTCAACACCCTCTCCTACGGAGTCGCCAAAGCCGGGATGAAGCTGGACGTGGACGCCAGGAGCGTGGGCGGGTACACCCCACTCCACCTGGCCGCCATACACGGCCACAAAAAGGTCATCAGCCTCCTGGTGCACAAGTTTCAGGCGGACGTGGCGCTGCGGGACGCCAGCGGCCGCAAGGCGTGGCAGTACCTGAGCAAGGACGCGTCCGGCGACGTCGTCCAGCTCCTCAGGGCTCCGCAGAGcaaggccgccgccgccggcccgGTGCCCCCGAGCTACGACGTCACCCTGCTGGTCCCCCGACCCGCCACCGGGCCGGCGGCGGTGAAAAGACACTCGTCCCTCGCGGCTCTGTTCAAGCACAAGTCCCTGGCGCGAGTCACCGCGCACTCGGAGTTCGCTGTGTGA